TACGGCCGAGCTTCTCGCCGTCCCCCTGATGATTGCGGGCAGCCTCGGCCTCCTCTACCTCTGGTCGCTGGTCCAGCGCGCTGTCGCGCGAGTGATCCCGGTGCGCCCCGGCTCGCCGGTCATCTACCTGACGGTCGTGCTCGGCCTGCTGCTGGTGGCGCAGCAAGCCGGGGCGCAGGTCCAGTCCGGAACACCCCTGACGCTGGCGGACCTCCTCGCGCAGGATCTCCCGCTGCTCATCCTGGCCTTTGTCGGTGTCGGCATTTTCGTGCGAAGGTCGCCCCGCGAGGCGGCCGAACGCCTGGGCCTCGTTCCCCCGCGCCAGTTGCGATGGTGGCTGGTCGCACTGGTCGGCATCTTCGTGTTCCTCGCCATCGCCTATGGGATCGAGCGAGTGGCCGACAAAATCAGTCCATCGAGCCAGCAGCAGGTCACCAACGCGACCAATGTACTGTTCAGTCGCTTCAACAACCCGCTCGGCGTGATCCTGCTCGGACTGCTTCCCGCGGTCGTGGAAGAAACGTTATTCCGCGGCGCCCTGCTTCCGCGGCTCGGCATTGTGGTCACGGCCGTCTTGTTCGCCGCCCTGCACACCCAGTACGCGATCACCTTCGCGACCCTGGAGGTTTTCGTCCTTGGCATTGGCCTCGGATTGCTGCGCGTTCGCTCTGGCAGCACGCTGCCCTGCATGGTGACTCACGCGGGCTATAACATCGCCGTGGGCGTGCTCGGCTACCTGGTCAGGTAGTTATGCACAGGCAATCCACTTGTGCAAACGTGCGTTTGCGACAGCCGACCGTATAATTCGGGCAGCGCCGTCCTGCGTTCAGCCAGCAAATTTGCCAAGAGTCTACGCAGTCGTCAACCAAAAGGGCGGAGTCGGTAAGACGACGACCGCTATCAACGTGGCCGCCAACCTTCCCGAACTCGGCCTGAGCGGGCTGATCGTTGATATGGACCCCCAGGGCAACACCACCAGCGGACTCGGTATCACCCGCAGCGAGCTCAGCAGCAGCGTCTACAACGTCATCGTCGATGCCGAGGACATCAACGAGGTCGTCCGGCCCACCCCGGTCCCAGGCCTCGACATCCTTCCCTCGCACCGCGCCCTGGCGGGCGCCGAGATCGAGCTGATCAACCTTGCGCGCCGCGAACGCCGGCTACTCTACGCGCTCGAGTCGCTGCGCGTCGCCTACGACTACATCATCATCGACTGCCCACCGTCCCTGGGCCTGCTCACGGTGAACTCCCTGGTGGCCGCCGAGTACATGCTGATCCCCATCCAGTGCGAGTACTACGCACTCGAAGGCCTGGGTGCGCTGACGCACACCACGCAGCTGATCCAGCGCGAGCTCAATCCACGACTGAAGATCGGCGGCATCGTCCTGACACTCTTCGATCCGCGCTTGACGCTGACGCTCCAGGTCGCTGAGCAAGTCCGCGCCCGCTATCCGGAGAAGACGTTCCAGACAGTCATCCCACGCAACGTGCGGCTTAGCGAGGCACCCAGTCATGGGATGCCGATCACGCAATACGACCCGACGTCGCGCGGCGCCGTCGCCTATCAGGAACTCACCAAGGAGTTGATCGCCAGATGAACAAACGACGTGGTTTGGGTCGGGGCCTGGAGGCCCTGATTCCCTCGGGGGAGTACGTCGAGGAGCTGAGCGACAACCGTGCCCGCCGCCGGTTTGCGCTACAGATCGCGATCGCCGAGATCAAGCCGAACCCGGAGCAGCCGCGCCGCTCCTTCGATCCGGCGTCGCTGCAGGAACTGGCCGACTCGATCCGGATCCACGGCATCCTGCAGCCATTGCTTGTTCGCGAGGGACTCGCGGGCTATGAGTTGATTGCCGGCGAGCGCCGGCTCCGCGCCGCGGAGATTGCCGGGCTGGCGGAAGTGCCTGTGATCGTCCACCCCGGCAGCGGCGGTCGCCTCGAGGAGCGGCTCGAGCTGGCGCTGGTCGAGAACCTGCAGCGTACTGACCTCAACGCCATTGAGGAGGCGCGCGCGATTCAGCGGTTGCTGCGTGACTTCGGCCTGACCCAGGAAGCGCTCGCCGAACGGATCGGTAAGAACCGGGTCACGATCGCCCAGAGCGTGCGCCTCTTAGGGCTGCCGGAGCCGGCCATCAAGGCCATCGAGACCGGGGCGATCACCGCCGGCCACGGGATTGCCCTGCTCGGCCTACCGACAGCGGCCCAGCAGCTGGTCGGCCTCGAGCGGGCAATCCGGGACCACTGGAGCGTCCGCCAGACGGAAGAGTGGTGCCGCGCTCGCGCCACCGAGGCGGGGACCAGGCAGCCGCGCCGGGTGACTGCCGCGGATCCCGAGACTCGCGCGGTCGAGGAAGAATTTCGCCGCGCGCTGGGGACGAAGGTCGTCCTGACCCGACTCAAGAACGGCGGCCGGTTGACGATCGAGTTCTACAGCAACGAGGAGCTCGAGGCGCTCAGGCGCCGTCTAACGACGCACTAGCGGTTGCACGTGTAAGGGCTATTCGCGGATCCAGCGGTCCCCGGTTCGGTCGTACTCGTGCAGCTCACTCCGCTCGAAGAAGAGCGCGATTTCGGACTCGGCCCGGCCGGGCGAGTCCGAACCGTGGATGAGGTTCATGCCGAGGTCGAGCGCGAGGTCGCCGCGGATCGTCCCGGGTACGGCCTTCAGCGGATCGGTTGCGCCCATCACTCCGCGGACGACCGTGACGGCCTCACGGCCCTCCCAGATCATCGCCACCACCGGGCCCGACGTGATGAATGCGATCAGGCCATCAAAGAAGGGCTTCCCCTGGTGCTCCGCGTAGTGACGCGCCGCCACGTCTTTGCTGATCCGCATCATCTTCAAGCCGATCAGCTTCAGCCCGCGACGCTCCAGCCGCGCGACGATGGCCCCGACCAGTCCACGCTGGACGCCATCGGGCTTGACCAGGACCAGCGTGCGCTGCATGCTCTATGGTCCCGCAGCGAGGGTCGGCTTGGTGCCGAGAAAACCGACCTGGCCCAGCGGCCAGATGCGGACCTCGGCCTTTCCAAGAATGGAATCGAGCGTGATCATCCCGAAGGTCCGCGAGTCGCTCGAATGGTTCCGGTTGTCGCCCAGCACGAAGAACTGATTCGGTAGGATCAGCTGGTCCTGCCCGGATGCGGGCCAGTTGTTGTTATACGTCCAACGTTCCGGCAGATACGGCTCGTTCAGCACCTGGCCATTGATGTAGACGACGCTGTTGGTGATGTGGACCCGCTCGCCCGGCAGCCCGATGATGCGCTTGATGAAATCGCGGCTGGCTTCATCGGGTGGCTTGAACACGATGATGTCGCCGCGCTGCGGCTGGTGAAGCTTGTAGGAAATCTTCGACGCCACCAGCAGGTCGTTGTCATGCAGCGTCGAGTACATGCTCGAGCCCAGCACATGGACGGTCTGCACCGCGTACTGGATGACCACGTAGAGAACAAGGGCGAGGAACACGATCTCGAGCGTGTCCCTGAGGAAAGACTTCTGGCGCGCTGGTTGCGACGGCGCCGTCGGTTGCGCCATGTGCGGCTGCGCCATCCTTTAGCTGTTCAACTTCATCCGGGGCGATTCATTGTAAGCCGGAAGGGAAGCAATGCAGCCAGTTACGCGATCTGCTTGAGGAACGGCGCCTCGCTGCGGAAGGGGCCAATTACCGCCAGCTGCAACGCCTGGCTGAACAGCTCTTTGGCGATACGCATGACATCATCCGCGGTAACTGCGTCGATCTGGGCGATATTCTCCTCGACGCCCTCGATCTTTCCGGTCAGCGCTTCCTGTCCGCCGTACCAGGTGGCGACCGAGTTGGTGCTCTCCATCTGCAACAGCAGGCGGCCCTTGAAAAACTCCTTCGCCTTGGTCAGCTCCACGCTCTGGACTGGCTCGGTGCAGAGCCGGCGCAGCTGGCCGACGATGGCGCCGACCGCGCGTGCCGCCTGCCGCGGTTCCGTGCCGGCGTAGACACCCAGGACGCCGGTGTCGAACATTTTGTTCACGTAGGAGTGGACGTCATAGGCCAGGCCGAGCTTCTCGCGGACTTCGAGAAAGAGGCGGGAACTCATGCCCTCGCCGAGGACGCAGTTGAGGATGTCGATCACGTGGCGGTCGCGATCCATGTAGGACGGGGCGTGCACACCAAGGACGACGTGCGCCTGTTCCGTCTTCTTGGACTTGAGCAGGACATGCGGCTTCAGCCCATTCCCAACCGATGGGAGGAATGCCGGTGGAGTGGCGCCGTTGCCGCGGGGCTTGAGGTACGGTTCGATCAGGCCGATCGCCTCCTCATGCGTGACCGGCCCGGCAATCGTCACCACCAGGTTGCGGAGCAGGTAGTGCTCCTCGAGGTAGCGGGCCAGGTCATCGCGCGAGAGGCCGCGGACCGACTCCTCGGTCCCCCCCACGTCGCGGCCGAGCGGGTGATTGGGCCAGCTGATCTGCTCGAACAGACTGTGGACGTACTCCTGCGGGGAGTCCTGGTACATGCGCAGCTCCTCGAGGACGACCAGTCTCTCCTTCTCCAGCTCGACGGCGTCCAGCAGCGGCTGAAAGAGCATGTCGCCGAGGACGTCGATGGCCAGCTTCGCCTTGGTCTTGGGCACGCGCGCCCAATACATGGTGAGCTCCTTGTCGGTGCCGGCGTTCAGGACACCACCAACCCCCTCGATCGCCTCCGCGATCTCCTTGGCTCCGCCGTAGCGAGCCGAGCCCTTGAAGAACATGTGTTCGAGGAAGTGGCTAATCCCGGCTTCCTTGTCAGACTCATACCGGGAACCGACCTTGAACATGATCGCCATCGTGATCGAAGGGCGGTCAGCCAGTTCGGTCGAAACGACTCTGGCCCCGGTTGGCAAGGTGGACAGACGATAGGGAGGACGAGCCTGGGGCACGATCTGAGTATATCGTAGGGTTACTCGCGCATCCTCACATTTCGACAGTGCCTCTGTGTACATCATGAGCGATACAATGTCAAGTAACAGGCCAACGTGACGGAGCGTTTTGAATTCGGCCAGCGTCTGGATCGCCTCATCGGGCGGGTGGAGGCGTGGAATTATGCGGATTCTGACGCGGGTACGGGATTACCGGTAGAGGTCGCCCGCGAACTGAAGGCGCTGGCCGCGGCGGCCGCCACCCCGCGGCTGAAGCAGGGCGTACGCCGGGCCCAGGACGCGCTGGATGACGGCTTATCGGCGGAGGCGGTTGCGGCGGCGCTGTACCGGGTTCGAGCCGACTTAGCGGCAGGGGGCGCTCAGGGCGTCTCTCCGCCGCCCTCGCCCTCGCGGTAACCGGGCCGCCGCTCGCCGAAGCGGGGCCGATCGCCGAACCGAGGTCGGTCGCCATAGCGCGGGCGGTCGCCGTACCCCGTACCTTGCCGCGTGAGTGGCGGTGAGGGAGCCGGCACCGGGCGCTCGGCCGGCCGCCGGGCGGCCGTGACACCGTCCGGCAGGATGGCGACCCGCCGGTTGGGCTCTTCCCCCTGACTCTCGGTGCGGATGCCGGGCTCCTTCTCGAGCGTGATGTGCACGATGCGCCGCTCGTACGACTGCATCGGGTCCATCATCACGCGCTCTCCGGTGCGTCGCACCCGCTCCGCCAGCCGGAGCGCCATCTCCTTGACGGTTTCCTCGCGCCGATTGCGGTAGTGTTCGACGTCGACGACGAGGCGGCGGCGGTCGACGCGTCCCTCATTGAGGATGAGGTTGACGACGGTCTGGAAGGCGCGCAGCGTCTCCCCCCGCCAGCCGATCAGCAACCCCAGGTTGTCACCGGCGACATCGATCATCACCGGGTCGTCCGCCTTCTTGATGAAGACCTGCGCCGTGATCCCCATCTTGTAGAGGAGCTCGGCTACCACCTGGCGAGCCTTGACGGCGTAGGTCTCTCGCTGCGTGACCCGCACCCGAGCCTGCTCAGGCGAATCCTCCAGCACCTCGACGTCGACGTTTTCCCGCGCCTCGTCGAGGTCTTCGAGGGCCTGGTCGACGGCTTCATCGACCGTCTTTCCGGTGATTTCCACGCTGTTACCGCTGTTCATGCGGCTTTCCCCCTACGCAGGACCGGCGGCAAGGAGAGCGATCCCCAGCCGGTAATGAAGTATTGCTGACCGATGCTGAACAGGTTGCTGACCACCCAGTAGAGCGCGAGGGCGGTCTGGAATTGCAGCGAGATGAAGCCGATGAAGACCGGCATGATCATGGTCATGTTCTGCGTCATGGCGGCCTGCGTCGGGTCCTGAACCTGACCGGGCTGCGTCATCATCTTGGTCTGCACGAAGGTCGTCAGGCCGGCGAGGAGGGGTAGGAGGATGGCCAGGGCGAACTGTCCCTTTTGCAGGGCGGTCTTGTCGAGGGAAATGCCCAGGAAGCTGAGATCGTGGATGTGGAGTGTCGAGTGGGCGTCCCGAATCACGTAGAAGAGGGCGATCAGGATCGGGGATTGGACGAGGGCCGGAAGACAGCCGCTCATCTGCGCGAGGGGGTTGATGTTGTGCTCCTTGTAGAGCGCCATCGTTTCCTGGTTAAGGCGCTGCGGATCCTTCTTGTATTGCTTGCGGATCTTGGCCAGCTCGGGGGCGATCCGCCGCTGCTCCGCTTGGACGCGACGCGAGGTCGTGAGCTGGTACTGGAATACGGGGGCGATGATCAGCTTGATAAGGATGGTCAGCAGGACGATGGCGATGCCGAACGGGCCGACGGCGTCGGCGATCGGGTTGCCGATGAGGATCGAAAGCAGCCAACCCAGAATGGCGTGGATCGGAACGCCGATGACCGTCCACCAGATCAGCCAGATGGGATGCCAGAGATCGCCGAGCGTGTCCCAGGGCTCGTGGCGGGTCGCCAGCAACGCGAGCAGCGACATCATGGCACGGGATCCCAGCCGCCGGCATGGAATGGGTGGCAGCGTGCGATCCGCTTAAAGGCCATCCCCCAGCCCCGCCACCAGCCATAGCGCTGGATGGCTTCGTAGCCGTACTGCGAACAGGTGGGGGTGTAGCGGCAGCCCGAGACCAGGCCAAAGATGGGGCCCAGCGTCACCCGATAGACGCGGATCAACGCGAGCGAGATCGCCGTCATGACCCCCACCCCTTGGCCCACAACATTTCCATCTCCTGGCGCAAGCGCGTGAATTCCGCGTCGACAGCACGAGACCGTGCCACGATTACAACGTCACGGCCGCCTTCAGCCCGCGTCACCAACGGCCTGACCAGTTCGCGCAAGCGCCGCTTGGTTCGATTCCGGACCACGGCGTTGCCCAGTTTCCGACTCACGGCCAGACCGACCCGGGGCCGGCCTAGCTCATTATCGCTTACGAATAGGGCGAGGTACTCGGACGCCGCCCGGCGCCCGGAACGCAGCGTGCGGTCGAAGTCACCCGACCGGAGCAGTCGTGACCGCCGTTTCACCCGCGCGGGGCGTGATTAGCGGTAGCGCCGGCTGGAGGTAGGCGTCAGCTGGTGGCGGCCCTTCAGGCGGCGGGCCTTGATCACCTTGACGCCGCCCGTGGTCGACATCCGGGCGCGGAAGCCATGGACCTTGACCCGCTGGCGCTTCTTTGGTTGGTGGGTACGTTTCATGCAGACCTCAACGTTTTTCGGCGCCTAACCTTACCATGCGGACTCGCCATGCGGGCTCCAACGTTCGTACGTAGTTTCGGATTGCGCGCACGGAGGCCGTTTGCTATTATTCCGCTGCCCTGGAGAGCTACGGCAAGTCCTAATCAACAAGTTATACACATGAGGCTGGGGAGACCTCGATAGACTTCTCCACTGTTGTGGGAAGTTTGTGGATAAGCTCCGTCCTGCACACGCCGTCCATGGGCCTCGTTTCCGACTTCGCGGCCTGACGCGCAGCACCGGCTCTGCTCTCCACCGAAGTCGTTTATGCGCGCGTGGAGGAGTCGATGAACGGGGAACAGATCTGGCAGGCGGCGCAGGAGGAACTTCGGTTCCAGCTCAGTAAGCCAAGCTACGAGACCTGGCTGAAGAATGCCTCGCTCGTCGGCCGCGAGAAGAATGCCTTCAAGATCGGCGTGCCGACCAAGCTCGCCAAGGACTGGCTCGAGGACCGCTACTCGGCGATGATCAAAGAGACGTTATCGGCGATCGTCTCCGGTGACGTGAGCGTCGCCTTCGAGGTGATCCCGGGTCAGACCGAAGCGGCCGCCGGCAGAACCGCGGTCGCAGTCGCAGAGGAGCCACGGCCCGAGGAAGAGGAGCCCGTCCTCCACGAGGCCTCGCAGCTGAATCCGAAATTCCAGTTCCAGCATTTCGTGGTCGGCAACAACTCGCGCTTCGCCCACGCCGCCTGCCGGGCCGTGGCCGAAACGCCAGCGAAGGCCTACAACCCGCTCTTCCTCTACGGCGGGGTCGGTCTGGGCAAGACCCACCTGATGCACGCCATCGGCCACGCGGTGCTGGAAAAGCACGCCCGCCGGCGGGTCGCCTACGTGACCAGCGAGAAGTTCATGAACGAGATAATCTCCTCGATCCAGGAAGGACGGATGAACGATTTTCGGACCCGCTACCGGACGGTCGACGTCCTGCTGGTCGACGACATCCAGTTCCTCGCCGGCAAAGACCGGACCCAGGAAGAATTCTTCCATACCTTTAACTCCCTGCACGAGCTCAACAAGCAGATCGTCATCTCGTCGGACCGTCCGCCGAAAGAGATCCCAACCCTCGAGGACCGGCTGCGCTCGCGGTTTCAGTGGGGTCTGATCGCGGACATCCAGGCGGCCGATTTCGAGACGCGCGTCGCCATCCTCAAGTCGAAGGTTGGGCCGTACGCGCGGCTGGTGCCGGAGGATGTGCTCTCCTTCATCGCCCACAAGATCCAGAAGAACATCCGCGAGCTCGAGGGTGCGCTCATTCGCGTGATCGCCCACGCGTCCCTCAACCGCAGCGCCGTCAACGTCGAGATGGCGGCGAAACTGCTGCAGGATGTCATTCCCTCAACCGAGACTCGGACGCTGTCGATCGATACCATCTCCCGGACCGTGGCCAGCTTCTACCACATCAGCCTCGAGGAGATGAAGGGCAAGCGCCGCGACAAGCACATCGTCTTTCCGCGACAGGTGGCGATGTTCTTGATCCGCGAGGAAACGGCGTCGTCCCTGCCTGCGATCGGCCAGGCATTCGGAGGACGAGACCATACAACTGTTTTACATTCCTACGAGAAGATTTCGACCGACTCCAAAGAGGACCAGCGCCTCCAGGCCGACCTGCGAAAACTTCGCGAGATTCTTTATTCGCATTGAGCCTGTGGAATAGCGCTGCAACGGACGTGGATACTGTTGGAATCGTCTTTGACTGGGGATACGCGCCCTGGGAGCGCACAGTTTTTGAAAGCTATAATTGGGCCGATTCGAACGCGAAAGAGGGGTTTTTCCCTGTTGTGCACCGCCCTACGACTACGTCTCTTCTTTTAATTAAGGTCGTTGATTAACGGGGTCGTGTAGACCAGGAGCATCATGAAGGTCACAGTCACCGCCGGAAACCTCGGACAGGGGTTGCAGGTCGTCTCCCGCGCCGTCTCATCGCGGACCACCCTACCGATCCTCAACAACGTCCTGCTGCAGACCGCCCAAACCGGGCTGCAACTGACGGCGACCAACCTGGAGATCGGCATTCGGCAGGTGATCCCTGCCGAGGTCCAGGAGGAAGGTGGCATCACGGTGCCGGCGCGGCTGCTGACCGACTTCGTGACCTCTCATCCCGATGAGCCGCTCTCCATGTCACTGGACAAGAAGACCCAGTCACTGGCCGTCAAGAGCAATCGGTTCGACGCCAACATCCGTGGCATCGACCCGGCCGATTTCCCGCCGGTCCCTGCCGGCATGGATGGGCGCAAGATCAAAGTTGACCAGGCCGAGCTCAAAGATGCGATCGAGCAGACCGTGATCGCCGCCTCCAGCGATGAGGGACGCCCGGTTCTGACCGGTGTCTACGTGCACCTCAACGGCGGCAAGGCGACCTTCGCCGCCACCGACGGCCATCGCCTGGCGGTCAAGACCCTTGCGGTCGAGGCCGAACCGGGCGAGGGCGAGACGATCGTCATCCCGGCGCGCGCCCTCAGCGAGCTCAGCCGTATCCTCAAGGGAGGCGACGATGGCGTCGAGGTCACGGTCGGCGCACAGAAGAACCAGGTCTTCTTCAAGACGCGTGACGTGGAGCTGATGAGCCGCTTGATCGAGGGGACCTATCCCAACTATCAGCAGGTCATTCCAGGGCAGAGCACCACGACGATCACCAGCAAGACCCAGGACCTACTGTTCACCACCAAGATGGTCTCGCTCTTTTCCAAAGACGCGGCCAATGTCGTCAAGTTCAAGGCAGAGGGCGGCAAGCTGACGCTGACGGCTAATACCAGCGAGGTCGGGCAGAACGTCGCCGGTGTGGAGGCGAAAATCGAGGGGCAGGACCTTCAAGTCGCGTTCAACTCCAAGTACCTTCTCGATGTCCTGGCCATCATCGGCAGTGACGAGGTGACGTTGGGCTTCACCGGCCCGCTGAACCCGGGCCTGATCAAGCCGGTAGGCAAGGACAACTACCTGTACATCATCATGCCGGTCAGAGTGGCGATGTAGTCAGCGCGCAGACCGCGTGTTCCTGGCTAACGTCTCACTGTTCGACTTTCGCAATTACGCTGAGCTGGACCTGGCGCTGGAGCGCTCTGCCACGGTGTTCTTCGGCGGCAACGCGCAAGGGAAGACCAACCTCCTCGAGGCCGTAGCGCTCGCGGCCCTGACTCGGTCCCCGCGCACCCAGCAAGCCGCTGAGTTGGTGCGCTTCGGCCAGCCGGCCGCGCGCGTGACCTGCGGCGTCCAGACCGACGCCGGCCTCAAGGAGTTGGAGGTGCGCATCGGCCTCAGTCCCGGCGCCGCCGGATCGCGGGCGTCTCGGAAGTTCACGGTCAATGGCATTGCCCGACGGTCGAGCGATATGATCGGGTCGCTTCGGGTCGTGCTCTTCTGGCCGGACGACTTGCAGCTGGTCAAAGGACCGGGCGAAGGCCGTCGCCGCTTTCTCAACACGCTGCTCTCGCAGATCGATCATGACCACGCGCGCGAGTTGACCCGTTACGGCCACCTGCTCGAGCAACGCAACGCGCTGCTTCGCGCGATCCGGGAGGGCCGCCAGCCGGCGGATGGCCTCGACGTCTGGACCACCGCGCTGGCCGAGTCGGGAGCGGCGATCATGGTCGAGCGGCAGCTTCGCCTACTCGAGCTGCAGCCGATCGCGGCCGCGTTCCACCGCGAGCTCAGCGATGACCGGGAGCGGCTCGAACTCCGCTACCGCCCCGCCGGCGCCCGCATCGGCGAGGCGCCACTCGAGCTCGTCGTCGAACAGCTCAAAGCCGCCATGCGCGACGCGCGCGACGAAGAGATCGGGCGCGGACAGACAGCTGTCGGACCCCAGCGCGACGATGTCGAGGTGTGGCTCGATGACCACGAAGCGAGGCTCTATGCCAGCCAGGGACAGCAGCGCAGTGCCGTGCTGAGCCTCAAGCTGGCGGAGCTGCACTATCTCGCCGAGGTGACCGGCGAGCAACCGGTGCTCTTGCTCGATGACGTAATGTCGGAACTCGACCCGACGCGTCGTGAACGCCTGCTGGCCGCGCTCGAGCCGGGGCCCCAGGCGCTCATCACTGCGGCCGACCTCAACGACCTGCCAAAGAGCATCTTGGAGCGCGCGGCCGTGTTGCGGGTCGAGCAAGGCGGGATCCATGCGTAGCATCGGCGAGGCGCTGCCGAAGGCGCTGAAGTCGCTCGGCATTTCCCGGCGGACACGCGAGGCGCAGGCGCTCTGGTTGTGGCCGCAACTGGTCGGTGAACACCTCGCCCGCGAGACCCATGCGCTGAAGCTGACCGGCGGCACGCTGTTAGTGAGCGCCAGCAGTCCCGCGCTGGCGCATCAGCTTCATCTCGAGCGCGGCATGTTGATCGAGCAGCTCAACGAGCGGATTGGCTCGCCGGCCGTCCGCGAGATCCACTTCCGGCAGTCCGGATGATCGCGACCACCACCTCTCTCACCGAGGCGCAGCGGGCCGCGGTCGCGCACCCCAAGGGACCGCTGCTCATCGTCGCGGGGGCAGGCACGGGAAAGACCCGGGTGCTGGTCGAGCGCTACCGACGTCTGCGCCAGGAGGGCGTGCCCGCCGAACAGATCCTGCTGCTGACCTTTACCGAAAAGGCCGCGCGCGAGGTGCTCGATCGGGTCGAGCACGAAGACTACCTTCCCGCGGGCGAGCGATTCATCCTCACCTATCACGCCTTCGCGCAGCGGTTTCTCCAGGAAGAGGGCTGGCTCTGCGGCATCCCGAAGGCCTTCCGCATCGTGTCCGAGGTCCGCAAGTGGGAGCTGATGCGCGACGTCCTGCTGACGTGGCGGCCGCCCCACCTCTTCCATGCACAGCGGCCCTACGAGCGGATCGGCGAGCTGCTCAAGCTGGTCGAACGAGCGAAACAGGAACTCGTCTCACCCGCCGAATTCCGGGCGTGGGCAGAGGCCAACGCGACGCTCGATGATCCGGTGCTGGCGGCCCAACGCGAGGCCGCCTTCGTCTACACCGAATACCAGGAACG
This genomic interval from Candidatus Dormiibacterota bacterium contains the following:
- the dnaA gene encoding chromosomal replication initiator protein DnaA — translated: MNGEQIWQAAQEELRFQLSKPSYETWLKNASLVGREKNAFKIGVPTKLAKDWLEDRYSAMIKETLSAIVSGDVSVAFEVIPGQTEAAAGRTAVAVAEEPRPEEEEPVLHEASQLNPKFQFQHFVVGNNSRFAHAACRAVAETPAKAYNPLFLYGGVGLGKTHLMHAIGHAVLEKHARRRVAYVTSEKFMNEIISSIQEGRMNDFRTRYRTVDVLLVDDIQFLAGKDRTQEEFFHTFNSLHELNKQIVISSDRPPKEIPTLEDRLRSRFQWGLIADIQAADFETRVAILKSKVGPYARLVPEDVLSFIAHKIQKNIRELEGALIRVIAHASLNRSAVNVEMAAKLLQDVIPSTETRTLSIDTISRTVASFYHISLEEMKGKRRDKHIVFPRQVAMFLIREETASSLPAIGQAFGGRDHTTVLHSYEKISTDSKEDQRLQADLRKLREILYSH
- the dnaN gene encoding DNA polymerase III subunit beta, producing the protein MKVTVTAGNLGQGLQVVSRAVSSRTTLPILNNVLLQTAQTGLQLTATNLEIGIRQVIPAEVQEEGGITVPARLLTDFVTSHPDEPLSMSLDKKTQSLAVKSNRFDANIRGIDPADFPPVPAGMDGRKIKVDQAELKDAIEQTVIAASSDEGRPVLTGVYVHLNGGKATFAATDGHRLAVKTLAVEAEPGEGETIVIPARALSELSRILKGGDDGVEVTVGAQKNQVFFKTRDVELMSRLIEGTYPNYQQVIPGQSTTTITSKTQDLLFTTKMVSLFSKDAANVVKFKAEGGKLTLTANTSEVGQNVAGVEAKIEGQDLQVAFNSKYLLDVLAIIGSDEVTLGFTGPLNPGLIKPVGKDNYLYIIMPVRVAM
- the recF gene encoding DNA replication/repair protein RecF is translated as MFLANVSLFDFRNYAELDLALERSATVFFGGNAQGKTNLLEAVALAALTRSPRTQQAAELVRFGQPAARVTCGVQTDAGLKELEVRIGLSPGAAGSRASRKFTVNGIARRSSDMIGSLRVVLFWPDDLQLVKGPGEGRRRFLNTLLSQIDHDHARELTRYGHLLEQRNALLRAIREGRQPADGLDVWTTALAESGAAIMVERQLRLLELQPIAAAFHRELSDDRERLELRYRPAGARIGEAPLELVVEQLKAAMRDARDEEIGRGQTAVGPQRDDVEVWLDDHEARLYASQGQQRSAVLSLKLAELHYLAEVTGEQPVLLLDDVMSELDPTRRERLLAALEPGPQALITAADLNDLPKSILERAAVLRVEQGGIHA
- a CDS encoding DUF721 domain-containing protein; the protein is MRSIGEALPKALKSLGISRRTREAQALWLWPQLVGEHLARETHALKLTGGTLLVSASSPALAHQLHLERGMLIEQLNERIGSPAVREIHFRQSG